Proteins from one Staphylococcus saprophyticus subsp. saprophyticus ATCC 15305 = NCTC 7292 genomic window:
- the nadD gene encoding nicotinate (nicotinamide) nucleotide adenylyltransferase → MAKSIVLYGGQFNPIHIAHMVVASEVNAFIKPDVFYFIPSFISPLKEHTDYLEGRYRVDMIQSVIDDLGFGRICLNEIERRGQSYTYDTVMYILDKHPDAKLYLVIGTDQYNQLHKWFKINELKSYITFVIVNRDKTTQEVESEMLSITIPRIDISSTLIRKRVKNKENIQALVSPSVEQYIREEGLYES, encoded by the coding sequence ATGGCTAAATCGATTGTCTTATATGGTGGGCAATTTAACCCGATTCATATCGCCCACATGGTCGTAGCTAGTGAAGTTAACGCATTTATAAAACCGGACGTATTTTATTTTATACCTAGTTTTATATCTCCGCTAAAAGAACATACAGATTATTTGGAAGGTCGATATAGAGTTGATATGATTCAATCTGTTATAGATGATCTGGGTTTTGGTCGTATCTGTTTAAATGAAATAGAAAGACGAGGACAAAGTTATACCTATGATACAGTGATGTATATTTTAGATAAGCATCCTGATGCAAAACTTTATCTTGTGATAGGGACAGACCAATATAATCAACTGCATAAGTGGTTTAAGATTAATGAATTAAAATCGTACATTACTTTTGTAATCGTCAATAGAGATAAAACGACACAAGAAGTCGAATCAGAAATGCTATCGATAACAATTCCACGTATTGATATAAGCTCAACATTAATTAGAAAAAGAGTGAAGAATAAAGAGAATATTCAAGCACTCGTTTCTCCAAGTGTTGAACAATATATCCGAGAGGAAGGATTATATGAAAGTTAA
- the yqeK gene encoding bis(5'-nucleosyl)-tetraphosphatase (symmetrical) YqeK, protein MKVNEAIEIVKEKLPEKRFNHSLRVAETAVKLADIYDGDKDKAELAGVLHDYSKYDDLGTMYQVVTQHDLDSNLLSYGSEILHGPVCAVIMKEKYGIDDEEVLLAIKNHTTGRAQMTKTEKLVFIADYIEPGRQTPGVEEIRDLAYNKGGLDKTIYEISKRTVLYLINKDINVYDATIACLNYYNYSDERVKDD, encoded by the coding sequence ATGAAAGTTAATGAAGCAATAGAAATTGTCAAAGAGAAATTGCCTGAAAAGCGGTTTAACCATTCATTAAGAGTGGCTGAAACTGCGGTTAAATTAGCAGATATTTATGATGGTGATAAAGATAAAGCAGAACTTGCGGGTGTATTACACGATTATTCTAAATATGATGATTTAGGAACGATGTATCAAGTTGTTACGCAACATGATTTAGATAGCAATCTATTAAGTTATGGTTCGGAAATTTTACACGGACCTGTTTGTGCGGTTATTATGAAAGAGAAGTATGGTATCGATGATGAAGAAGTATTATTAGCGATAAAAAACCATACGACAGGTCGTGCTCAAATGACAAAAACAGAGAAACTTGTCTTTATTGCAGACTATATAGAACCTGGGCGTCAAACCCCAGGCGTTGAAGAAATTAGAGATTTAGCATACAATAAAGGTGGCTTAGATAAAACAATATATGAAATATCTAAGCGTACCGTTTTATATTTAATTAATAAAGATATTAATGTCTATGACGCGACGATTGCATGCTTGAATTATTACAATTACAGTGACGAAAGAGTAAAGGATGATTAA
- the rsfS gene encoding ribosome silencing factor — protein sequence MKSDQLLKLAVEATENKKAEDIISLNMQGISDMTDYFVVCHGNNEKQVQSIARAVKDAANEAEIEVKRMEGFNDARWILIDLANVVVHVFHKDERDYYNIEKLYRDAPLESYRQAVY from the coding sequence ATGAAATCAGATCAATTATTAAAATTAGCTGTGGAAGCAACTGAGAATAAAAAAGCAGAAGATATTATTTCTTTAAATATGCAAGGTATTAGTGATATGACAGACTATTTTGTGGTTTGCCACGGAAATAATGAAAAACAAGTTCAGTCTATCGCACGTGCAGTCAAAGATGCAGCTAATGAAGCGGAAATTGAAGTTAAACGAATGGAAGGCTTTAATGATGCGAGATGGATTCTTATTGATTTGGCAAATGTAGTCGTACACGTATTCCATAAAGATGAAAGAGATTATTATAATATTGAAAAACTGTATAGAGATGCACCTCTTGAATCATACAGACAGGCTGTTTATTAA
- a CDS encoding class I SAM-dependent DNA methyltransferase, with protein sequence MAQYEEMSLFYDQLTLDQPYEDWLSIVNHFAGKKHSILDIGCGTGSLTSLFTEFEQVTGMDLSVDMLAIAAQKSNVVNWIEADMTDFELEQHFDVITIFCDSLNYLPERENVSDTFKNVYRHLSQDGVFMFDVHTAYKMNTLFNNQSYIDESEDVFLGWEAVQGEEPLSVWHDMSFFIKQDSTHYTRFDESHYQQTYTENEYTAMLKEVGFNHIQTFVDFDINNHTENGYRLFFIAKK encoded by the coding sequence ATGGCACAATATGAAGAAATGAGCTTGTTTTATGATCAGCTAACCTTAGATCAACCGTATGAAGATTGGCTAAGCATTGTTAATCATTTTGCAGGTAAAAAGCATTCTATTTTAGATATTGGTTGTGGAACCGGTAGTTTAACATCGCTGTTCACTGAATTTGAGCAAGTGACAGGAATGGATCTTAGTGTTGATATGTTAGCTATAGCTGCTCAAAAATCTAATGTTGTTAATTGGATTGAAGCAGATATGACTGATTTTGAGCTTGAACAACATTTTGATGTCATTACAATATTTTGTGATTCTTTGAATTATTTACCTGAAAGAGAAAATGTTTCAGATACATTTAAAAATGTTTATCGACATTTATCTCAAGATGGTGTCTTTATGTTTGATGTTCACACAGCTTATAAAATGAATACATTGTTTAATAATCAAAGTTATATTGACGAATCCGAAGATGTTTTCTTAGGGTGGGAAGCTGTCCAAGGCGAAGAACCTCTGAGTGTTTGGCACGATATGTCGTTTTTTATTAAACAAGATAGTACGCATTATACTAGGTTTGATGAATCACATTATCAGCAAACTTATACTGAAAATGAATATACAGCGATGTTAAAAGAAGTAGGTTTTAACCATATACAGACTTTTGTTGACTTTGACATAAACAATCACACTGAAAATGGTTATAGATTATTTTTCATAGCTAAAAAATAA